The following coding sequences lie in one Arabidopsis thaliana chromosome 3, partial sequence genomic window:
- the PMAT2 gene encoding HXXXD-type acyl-transferase family protein (HXXXD-type acyl-transferase family protein; FUNCTIONS IN: transferase activity, transferring acyl groups other than amino-acyl groups, transferase activity; INVOLVED IN: biological_process unknown; LOCATED IN: cellular_component unknown; EXPRESSED IN: stem, inflorescence meristem, hypocotyl, flower; EXPRESSED DURING: petal differentiation and expansion stage; CONTAINS InterPro DOMAIN/s: Transferase (InterPro:IPR003480); BEST Arabidopsis thaliana protein match is: HXXXD-type acyl-transferase family protein (TAIR:AT3G29635.1); Has 2351 Blast hits to 2335 proteins in 135 species: Archae - 0; Bacteria - 0; Metazoa - 0; Fungi - 39; Plants - 2308; Viruses - 0; Other Eukaryotes - 4 (source: NCBI BLink).): protein MTLHVIETARVTPTDYSVINSANLHKLPLTFFDLPWLLFQPVKRVFFYELTESTRDHFHSIILPKLKDSLSLILRNYLPLTGHITWEPNEPKPSIIVSENGVVLVTIAESDADFSHLSGYGQRPLSELHALVPKLPVSDDSATAFSIQITLFPNQGFSIGVAAHHAVLDGKTSSTFIKAWAQICKQELQSMPENLTPSYDRSLIKYPTYLDEKMIELVRSLKEDQTNIRSLTSLPSSKLGDDVVLATLVLSRADIERLREQVKNVSPSLHLSTFVIAYAYAWTCFVKARGGNKDRSVSLLFVGDFRDRLDPKLPGTYFGNCMIPVGCYNRKAAEFMEEKGFVTAAEIISDLVKGLSSRKIETIADTFVEGFSFQSWSTQFGTIAGSTRLGVYEADFGWGRPVKVDIVSIDQGEAIAMAERRDESGGVEIGMCLKKTEMDSVVSFFNNGLHS from the coding sequence ATGACGCTACACGTCATTGAGACTGCCCGAGTCACCCCCACCGACTACTCAGTCATCAACTCAGCCAACTTGCACAAACTTCCTTTAACTTTCTTCGACCTTCCATGGCTACTATTCCAGCCAGTCAAAAGAGTCTTCTTCTACGAGCTCACCGAGTCTACTCGTGACCATTTCCACTCCATTATCCTCCCTAAGCTCAAGGACTCTCTGTCCCTTATCCTCCGTAACTATCTCCCTCTCACTGGCCACATCACTTGGGAGCCAAACGAGCCAAAACCGAGCATAATCGTCTCggaaaacggcgtcgttttggTGACTATAGCCGAGAGTGACGCTGACTTTTCTCATCTTTCCGGTTATGGACAGCGTCCTTTGTCAGAGTTACATGCCTTGGTTCCCAAGTTACCGGTTTCTGATGACTCAGCGACCGCTTTCTCCATACAAATCACGTTGTTTCCTAACCAAGGATTCTCCATAGGTGTTGCAGCACACCATGCTGTTTTAGACGGGAAAACGTCAAGCACTTTTATCAAAGCTTGGGCTCAAATCTGCAAACAAGAACTTCAAAGCATGCCGGAGAATCTAACTCCGTCTTATGACCGGTCTTTGATCAAATATCCGACCTATCTTGATGAAAAGATGATAGAGTTAGTGAGATCTCTCAAAGAGGACCAAACCAACATCAGAAGCTTGACTTCGCTTCCCTCTAGTAAACTCGGAGACGATGTCGTGTTAGCCACGCTAGTTCTCTCTCGGGCTGATATTGAGAGACTTAGGGAACAAGTCAAGAACGTGTCACCGAGCCTCCACTTGTCGACTTTTGTCATTGCTTACGCTTACGCGTGGACTTGTTTCGTGAAGGCACGTGGAGGTAATAAAGACAGATCAGTGAGTCTCTTGTTCGTAGGAGATTTCAGAGACCGGTTAGATCCGAAGCTCCCGGGGACTTACTTCGGAAACTGTATGATTCCGGTGGGCTGTTATAACCGTAAGGCGGCGGAGTTTATGGAAGAGAAGGGATTTGTGACGGCGGCTGAGATTATTAGCGATTTGGTGAAAGGGTTGAGTTCAAGAAAGATAGAGACCATTGCGGACACTTTCGTGGAAGGATTTAGTTTTCAGAGTTGGAGTACACAGTTTGGGACGATAGCCGGGTCGACCCGGTTGGGAGTATACGAGGCGGATTTCGGGTGGGGAAGACCCGTTAAAGTTGATATTGTCTCCATTGACCAAGGAGAAGCGATCGCAATGGCTGAGAGACGTGATGAGTCAGGTGGCGTTGAGATTGGAATGTGTTTGAAAAAGACTGAAATGGATTCGGTCGTGTCTTTTTTCAACAATGGTTTACATAGCTAA
- a CDS encoding HXXXD-type acyl-transferase family protein (HXXXD-type acyl-transferase family protein; FUNCTIONS IN: transferase activity, transferring acyl groups other than amino-acyl groups, transferase activity; INVOLVED IN: biological_process unknown; LOCATED IN: endomembrane system; CONTAINS InterPro DOMAIN/s: Transferase (InterPro:IPR003480); BEST Arabidopsis thaliana protein match is: anthocyanin 5-aromatic acyltransferase 1 (TAIR:AT5G61160.1); Has 1900 Blast hits to 1884 proteins in 96 species: Archae - 0; Bacteria - 0; Metazoa - 0; Fungi - 18; Plants - 1882; Viruses - 0; Other Eukaryotes - 0 (source: NCBI BLink).) → MALNVIKISRVSLVTNSVEPLVLPLTFFDLLWLKLNPIERVTFYKLTESSRDSFFSSILPKLEQSLSLVLSHFLPLSGHLKWNPQDPKPHIVIFPKDTVSLTVVESEADFSYISSKELRLETELRPLVPELQVSSDSASLLSLQITLFPNQGFSIGTTVHHVVMDGKTASKFHKSWAHICKHGTTPQDFDLPTVLDRTVINVPAGLEQKIFQLSSYISEEKDYARTLTLPPAKEIDNDVVRVTLELTEVDIEKLKERAKNESTRSDLHLSTFVVSYAYVLTCMVKSCGGDANRPVRFMYAADFRNRLDPPVPLTYFGNCVLPIDFNGYKATTFLGKDGYVNGVEILSDSVRGLGSRNIESIWEVYEDGTKNMKLDTQNVTVTGSNQFGIYGSDFGWGRPVKTDVMSLYKNNEFSMSARRDEIGGLEIGISLKKCEMNVFLSLFTSDFDIYK, encoded by the coding sequence ATGGCCTTAAACGTGATCAAGATCTCTCGAGTCAGCCTTGTAACTAACTCAGTCGAACCACTCGTTCTCCCACTCACTTTCTTTGATTTACTATGGCTAAAACTCAATCCCATAGAGCGAGTTACCTTCTACAAACTCACCGAGTCATCTCGTgactccttcttctcttccatccTCCCCAAACTCGAACAATCCCTCTCCCTCGTCCTCTCCCACTTCCTCCCACTCTCCGGTCACCTCAAATGGAACCCCCAAGATCCTAAACCACACATAGTCATCTTCCCCAAAGACACTGTCTCTCTCACAGTGGTCGAGTCCGAAGCTGACTTCTCTTATATCTCTAGCAAAGAACTTCGTCTGGAGACTGAATTACGTCCTCTTGTCCCCGAGTTACAAGTTTCCTCTGACTCAGcgtctcttctttctctacaAATCACTCTCTTTCCAAACCAAGGTTTCTCCATCGGAACAACAGTTCACCATGTCGTCATGGACGGCAAAACTGCGTCAAAGTTTCATAAATCTTGGGCTCATATATGTAAACACGGAACCACACCTCAAGATTTTGATCTACCTACGGTTTTAGATCGTACGGTCATCAATGTTCCGGCCGGACTCGAGCAAAAGATCTTTCAGCTCTCTTCGTATATCTCAGAGGAGAAAGACTATGCAAGAACCTTAACGCTTCCTCCGGCTAAAGAGATCGATAACGACGTTGTTCGGGTCACGCTCGAGTTGACGGAAGTGGATATCGAAAAACTTAAAGAACGAGCCAAGAACGAGTCAACCCGGTCCGATCTTCATTTATCAACGTTCGTAGTCTCGTACGCTTATGTGTTGACTTGCATGGTTAAGTCGTGTGGAGGAGACGCGAATCGACCGGTTCGGTTTATGTATGCTGCTGATTTCAGAAACCGGTTAGATCCACCGGTTCCTTTGACATATTTTGGGAATTGTGTCTTACCAATTGATTTCAATGGATACAAAGCGACAACGTTTCTAGGAAAAGATGGATACGTTAACGGAGTTGAGATTTTAAGTGATTCGGTTAGAGGTTTGGGTTCACGAAACATTGAGTCAATATGGGAAGTGTATGAGGATggaacaaaaaatatgaaattggATACACAGAATGTGACTGTTACAGGATCAAACCAATTTGGGATATACGGGTCGGATTTCGGGTGGGGAAGACCTGTTAAGACTGATGTTATGTCTCTTTACAAGAACAATGAGTTTTCTATGTCGGCAAGGAGGGATGAGATTGGTGGTTTGGAGATTGGTATCTCTTTGAAGAAATGTGAGAtgaatgtttttctttctttatttaccAGTGATTTCGATAtctacaaataa